One genomic window of Microbacterium testaceum StLB037 includes the following:
- a CDS encoding PHP domain-containing protein codes for MRPLDALNEIAYLLERERASRYKSKAFRTAAAAIEGLSDAELRDPGLRRRPGIGDSTLAVIQQALAGGVPERLAALRETKGATGGEALRAALRGDLHSHSEWSDGVTPIEAMVEAGRALGHEYLALTDHSPRLTVANGLSPARLREQLEVVRGLSGGGFTLLSGIEVDILDDGDLDQEDALLRELDVVVASAHSKLRMDREPMTRRLVAAASDPRVDVLGHVTGRLVEGARGTRPPSEFDARAVFAACAASGVAVEINSRPERQDPPDELIALALEAGCLFSIDSDAHAPGQLSLLDYGAARAEAAGVPHERIVTTWTLDRLRSWLERAR; via the coding sequence ATGCGACCGCTGGACGCCCTGAACGAGATCGCCTACCTGCTCGAACGCGAGAGGGCGTCGCGGTACAAGTCCAAGGCGTTCCGGACGGCGGCAGCCGCGATCGAGGGCCTCAGCGACGCGGAGCTCCGCGATCCCGGCCTTCGGCGGCGTCCCGGCATCGGCGACTCGACCCTCGCGGTGATCCAGCAGGCCCTCGCCGGCGGGGTGCCCGAGCGACTCGCGGCGCTTCGAGAGACGAAGGGCGCGACCGGCGGCGAAGCCCTGCGGGCCGCGCTGCGGGGCGACCTTCACAGCCACAGCGAGTGGTCGGACGGGGTGACGCCGATCGAGGCGATGGTCGAGGCGGGGCGCGCGCTCGGCCACGAGTATCTGGCGCTCACGGACCATTCCCCCCGCCTCACCGTGGCGAACGGGCTGTCACCCGCGCGGCTGCGCGAACAGCTCGAGGTCGTCCGGGGTCTGAGCGGCGGGGGATTCACCCTGTTGTCGGGAATCGAGGTCGACATCCTCGACGACGGCGACCTCGACCAGGAGGATGCGCTGCTGCGCGAGCTCGACGTGGTGGTGGCATCCGCCCATTCGAAACTCCGCATGGATCGTGAGCCGATGACGCGTCGCCTCGTCGCGGCGGCGAGCGATCCTCGCGTGGATGTGCTCGGTCATGTCACGGGGCGGCTCGTCGAGGGTGCGCGGGGGACTCGTCCGCCGTCGGAGTTCGATGCGCGGGCGGTGTTCGCCGCGTGCGCGGCGTCGGGGGTCGCGGTCGAGATCAATTCCCGACCCGAACGGCAGGACCCGCCGGATGAGCTCATCGCGCTCGCGCTGGAGGCGGGGTGCTTGTTCTCGATCGACTCGGATGCGCATGCACCGGGGCAGCTGTCGCTGCTCGACTACGGCGCGGCCCGTGCCGAGGCCGCGGGGGTTCCGCACGAGCGCATCGTGACGACCTGGACTCTCGATCGGTTGCGATCGTGGCTGGAACGCGCGCGCTGA
- the trpD gene encoding anthranilate phosphoribosyltransferase, protein MAERLTWPDVLTSLLEGRDLSVSESTWAMRRVMAGEATPSQLAGFLVALRAKGETVEEIVGFRDAILEAAVPLPVRAEVLDIVGTGGDRYGTVNVSTMAAVVAAASGVPVVKHGNRAASSASGSSDVLSSLGIALTLDPAHVAETLDRTGITFAFAAAFHPGFRHAGPTRSELGVPTVFNFLGPLCNPARAEANAVGVAHLDRVPLITGVFRTRGATALVFRGDDGLDELTTTGHSRLWEISRGDVHEHDLDPRDLGIPLVEIDALLGGTPDHNAEVVRRTLAGETGPVRDIVLLNAAAGLVSYRLFQDAAEVQRPILERLAEAMADAAAAVDDGRASAKLDAWISTTRELAG, encoded by the coding sequence ATGGCGGAACGCTTGACCTGGCCCGATGTCCTCACCTCCCTTCTCGAAGGGCGAGACCTCAGCGTGTCGGAATCGACGTGGGCGATGCGACGCGTCATGGCGGGGGAGGCGACGCCGTCGCAGCTCGCCGGCTTCCTCGTGGCGCTGCGCGCGAAGGGCGAGACGGTGGAAGAGATCGTGGGGTTCCGCGACGCGATCCTCGAGGCCGCCGTGCCCCTTCCCGTCCGCGCCGAGGTCCTCGACATCGTCGGCACGGGCGGTGACCGCTACGGCACGGTGAACGTCTCGACGATGGCGGCCGTGGTGGCGGCGGCATCCGGAGTCCCCGTCGTCAAGCACGGCAACCGGGCCGCGAGCTCGGCATCCGGATCGTCGGACGTCCTGTCGTCCCTCGGGATCGCCCTCACCCTCGACCCGGCGCACGTCGCCGAGACCCTCGACCGCACCGGGATCACGTTCGCCTTCGCCGCGGCCTTCCACCCCGGCTTCCGTCACGCGGGGCCGACGCGGTCGGAGCTCGGCGTGCCGACGGTCTTCAACTTCCTCGGTCCGCTGTGCAATCCCGCCCGGGCGGAAGCGAACGCGGTGGGCGTGGCCCATCTCGACCGGGTCCCCCTCATCACCGGCGTCTTCCGAACCCGCGGGGCGACGGCGCTCGTGTTCCGTGGCGACGACGGCCTCGACGAACTGACGACGACGGGGCACAGCCGCCTGTGGGAGATCAGCCGCGGTGACGTCCACGAGCACGATCTGGATCCCCGGGATCTCGGCATCCCTCTCGTGGAGATCGACGCCCTGCTCGGCGGGACCCCTGACCACAACGCCGAGGTCGTGCGGCGCACGCTCGCCGGTGAGACGGGGCCGGTGCGCGACATCGTGCTGCTGAACGCCGCGGCCGGACTGGTGTCGTATCGCTTGTTCCAGGATGCCGCGGAGGTGCAGCGCCCGATCCTCGAGCGGCTCGCCGAAGCGATGGCCGACGCGGCCGCCGCGGTCGACGATGGTCGGGCGTCCGCGAAACTCGACGCGTGGATCTCGACCACGCGGGAGCTCGCGGGGTAA
- a CDS encoding cytochrome c oxidase subunit 3, which translates to MVTTSATYSQAVRAVKRPDPVAVGTIVWLGSEVMFFAGLFAIYFTLRSTSASLWAQETELLNVPFATVNTIILVLSSVTCQMGVFAAERYQPYRTGKSFRFVQWGMVEWFYLTFILGAVFVSGQVWEYATLVAEGMPISANPYASAFYLTTGFHALHVTGGLIAFLLVIGRAYAVKNFGRKEMTTSIVVSYYWHFVDVVWIALFFVIYFLK; encoded by the coding sequence ATGGTGACGACCTCAGCGACGTATTCCCAGGCCGTGCGTGCCGTGAAGCGGCCCGACCCGGTCGCCGTGGGCACCATCGTGTGGCTGGGCAGCGAGGTCATGTTCTTCGCCGGCCTCTTCGCCATCTACTTCACTCTGCGCAGCACCTCCGCGTCCCTCTGGGCGCAGGAGACCGAGCTGCTCAACGTCCCCTTCGCGACCGTCAACACGATCATCCTCGTGCTGTCCTCGGTCACGTGCCAGATGGGCGTGTTCGCTGCCGAGCGGTACCAGCCGTACCGCACCGGTAAGTCGTTCCGCTTCGTCCAGTGGGGAATGGTGGAGTGGTTCTACCTCACGTTCATCCTCGGCGCCGTCTTCGTGTCGGGCCAGGTGTGGGAGTACGCGACGCTGGTTGCCGAAGGCATGCCCATCAGCGCCAACCCCTACGCCTCGGCCTTCTACCTGACCACCGGCTTCCACGCCCTGCACGTGACGGGCGGGCTCATCGCCTTCCTTCTCGTCATCGGCCGTGCCTACGCCGTGAAGAACTTCGGGCGTAAAGAGATGACCACCTCGATCGTCGTGTCGTACTACTGGCACTTCGTCGACGTCGTCTGGATCGCCCTGTTCTTCGTCATCTACTTCCTGAAGTAA
- a CDS encoding c-type cytochrome: MAREKKPRRASGRRSPLAAAALIGIGLLLTGGVYAGASAAMAATDTPTSSASSATAVEEGKKLFQANCATCHGLDLEGSQQGPSLFGVGELSVHFQVSTGRMPLQAQGPQAPQKPVQFTEEQIDAIAAFVQSSAPGPTYPSAELTDGEGDLSHGAELFRINCAMCHNVAGAGGALTEGKWAPDLHTVTPVNMYAAMVTGPQNMPVFNDLNLTPEDKRDVISYLMFLQKSESPGGFSLGSLGPVSEGLFIWIFGIGALIALTVWITAKSN; the protein is encoded by the coding sequence ATGGCACGAGAGAAGAAGCCGCGCCGCGCCTCCGGGCGCCGCAGTCCCCTGGCCGCCGCCGCTCTGATCGGCATCGGCCTCCTGCTCACCGGTGGGGTCTACGCGGGCGCCTCCGCCGCGATGGCCGCGACGGACACGCCCACCAGCAGCGCCTCGTCCGCCACCGCGGTCGAAGAGGGCAAGAAGCTCTTCCAGGCGAACTGCGCCACCTGCCACGGCCTCGACCTCGAGGGCAGCCAGCAGGGCCCGTCGCTGTTCGGCGTCGGCGAGCTGTCGGTCCACTTCCAGGTGTCGACCGGTCGTATGCCGCTGCAGGCGCAGGGTCCGCAGGCCCCGCAGAAGCCGGTGCAGTTCACCGAAGAGCAGATCGACGCGATCGCCGCGTTCGTGCAGTCGTCGGCTCCTGGCCCGACCTACCCGAGCGCCGAGCTCACCGACGGCGAGGGAGACCTGTCGCACGGTGCCGAGTTGTTCCGCATCAACTGCGCCATGTGCCACAACGTCGCCGGCGCCGGCGGTGCGCTCACCGAGGGCAAGTGGGCTCCCGATCTGCACACCGTGACGCCCGTCAACATGTACGCGGCCATGGTCACCGGCCCCCAGAACATGCCGGTCTTCAACGACCTGAACCTCACCCCCGAAGACAAGCGCGACGTCATCTCGTACCTGATGTTCCTTCAGAAGTCCGAGTCCCCCGGCGGGTTCTCGCTCGGTTCGCTCGGTCCGGTTTCCGAGGGTCTGTTCATCTGGATCTTCGGAATCGGGGCGCTCATCGCGCTCACCGTGTGGATCACGGCGAAGTCCAACTGA